One Rubritalea squalenifaciens DSM 18772 genomic region harbors:
- a CDS encoding sulfite exporter TauE/SafE family protein — MEMTSIAALSAGLATSLHCVGMCGPLACAVTSKAKNREHALLETFSYHFGRLVSYTLIGSLAGLIGKQPLAYFFHSPAAILPWMMIPFLIVTAFPKLFQLPRLNFLARPYYKAKFWAQNKPAGIAGGLLGLISPCLPCTPLYLIFGVCLLSGSPITGALLAFCFALGTIPLLWAAQSSTRLITKIIPAPWRNPLRSTFLVAVTIILLVRLQGTLPFVETTQAKDQPASEATPEKTIEELPGCCNGQ; from the coding sequence ATGGAAATGACCTCCATAGCGGCGCTCAGCGCCGGCTTAGCCACCAGCTTACACTGCGTCGGCATGTGCGGCCCTCTGGCCTGCGCGGTCACCAGCAAAGCAAAGAACCGAGAGCACGCTCTACTCGAAACCTTCTCCTACCACTTCGGCAGATTGGTTTCCTACACTCTCATTGGTTCTTTAGCGGGTTTGATTGGCAAGCAACCCTTGGCTTATTTCTTCCACTCACCGGCAGCAATCTTGCCGTGGATGATGATTCCTTTTCTCATCGTCACCGCCTTTCCCAAATTATTCCAGCTGCCTCGCTTAAACTTCCTGGCTCGCCCCTATTACAAAGCCAAGTTCTGGGCACAGAACAAACCAGCCGGAATAGCTGGAGGTTTGCTGGGGCTCATCTCTCCTTGCCTACCCTGCACCCCTCTCTACCTGATTTTTGGAGTATGCTTGCTGAGTGGATCTCCCATCACGGGTGCCCTGTTAGCTTTCTGTTTCGCACTGGGGACAATTCCCCTGCTCTGGGCAGCCCAGTCTTCTACCAGGCTCATCACCAAGATCATCCCTGCTCCTTGGCGTAATCCACTGAGATCCACCTTCCTCGTGGCGGTCACCATCATCCTCTTAGTCAGGCTACAAGGGACGCTTCCCTTTGTTGAGACGACGCAAGCCAAGGATCAGCCCGCCTCAGAAGCCACCCCGGAAAAAACCATCGAAGAGCTCCCCGGCTGCTGCAACGGTCAATAA
- the ccoG gene encoding cytochrome c oxidase accessory protein CcoG, translating to MKKPNLDTVTTINQDGSKYNIHPADVKGSFTLRRRLTAWVLILIYILLPWIKINGYPAVFLDLDKRQFHFMGLTLFTQDFWVLFFIISGLAFTLFVLSSIVGRVWCGWFCPYTVFLEHLYRRIERFVDGDAPKRRRLDEAPMNKTKFIKRAIKWSFYVLVSFILAHVFLSYFISIPGVWSNITDGPAEHITEFLFILAFTGIFTFCFGWFREQFCIILCPYGRFQSALTDDQTVTVFYDYNRGEPRGKMTKDADKKLGDCIDCRRCVNVCPTGIDIRNGLQLECVACSACVDACNEIMTKVNRPKGLVRYDSSAGISTGKRKILRPRLFLYMIFTAIGLGVLGAVFVSKAKPFHAGITRVMGTTYTANEQGVRNQYQIKLTNKRNQDITYTYKLINSPGFELSAGTNTITLGPLQKDTVTFTVFSPVDQYKGSADIFIEVTSEDGTQSELTARFLGPAATLYKDSLNEKQETTNPE from the coding sequence GTGAAGAAGCCAAATCTAGATACCGTCACCACTATCAACCAAGACGGGTCAAAGTACAACATCCACCCTGCGGATGTAAAAGGTTCCTTCACGCTGAGACGTAGGCTAACAGCCTGGGTACTCATCCTCATCTACATCCTCTTGCCGTGGATAAAGATCAATGGGTACCCGGCTGTATTTCTCGATCTCGACAAGCGTCAGTTCCACTTCATGGGGCTGACTCTCTTCACCCAGGACTTCTGGGTACTCTTTTTCATCATCTCAGGACTCGCCTTTACGCTCTTTGTGCTGAGTTCCATCGTAGGCCGAGTCTGGTGTGGCTGGTTCTGTCCCTACACCGTTTTCCTAGAGCATCTCTATCGCCGCATCGAACGTTTCGTCGACGGTGACGCCCCCAAGCGCCGTCGTCTAGACGAGGCCCCCATGAACAAGACCAAGTTCATCAAGCGCGCTATTAAATGGTCCTTCTACGTACTCGTCTCCTTCATCCTGGCACACGTCTTCCTTTCCTACTTCATCTCCATACCCGGAGTCTGGAGTAACATCACCGACGGACCGGCTGAGCACATCACTGAGTTTTTATTCATCCTCGCCTTCACCGGTATTTTCACCTTCTGCTTCGGCTGGTTCAGGGAACAATTCTGCATCATTCTCTGCCCTTATGGCCGCTTCCAGTCCGCGCTGACAGACGACCAAACAGTCACCGTATTTTACGACTACAACCGTGGTGAACCACGCGGCAAGATGACCAAGGATGCGGACAAGAAACTCGGTGACTGCATCGACTGCCGACGTTGCGTCAATGTCTGTCCCACAGGAATCGACATCCGCAACGGCCTCCAGCTCGAATGTGTGGCTTGCTCCGCCTGTGTGGACGCCTGTAACGAGATCATGACCAAGGTCAATCGCCCGAAAGGCCTGGTCCGCTATGATTCGTCGGCTGGCATCTCTACCGGTAAGCGCAAGATCCTGCGTCCCCGCCTCTTCCTTTACATGATCTTCACCGCAATTGGCCTAGGTGTCTTGGGCGCAGTCTTTGTCTCTAAAGCAAAGCCCTTCCACGCCGGAATCACCAGAGTCATGGGCACCACGTATACCGCAAATGAGCAAGGGGTGAGAAACCAGTACCAGATCAAACTCACCAACAAGAGAAACCAGGACATCACCTATACCTACAAGTTGATCAACAGCCCTGGATTCGAACTCTCCGCTGGAACCAACACCATTACCTTGGGACCTCTGCAGAAAGACACCGTGACCTTCACCGTGTTTTCACCAGTCGACCAATACAAAGGTTCCGCTGATATCTTTATCGAAGTCACCTCTGAAGACGGCACCCAATCTGAACTGACTGCCCGATTCTTAGGACCAGCTGCCACCCTTTACAAAGACAGCCTCAACGAAAAACAAGAAACAACCAATCCTGAATGA
- a CDS encoding cbb3-type cytochrome c oxidase N-terminal domain-containing protein yields MNEDPITSNEAIKRADYAREKGEVVLREHEYDGIQEFDQKLPNWWLFTLWAAIAVFLTYYLVYYTLDLLPSSKESMDQRVTEIEELKQAELQKLLESMNDDTLVNTFSTNPDFVAKGKEAYIQSCAACHAADLGANGGMTGRPLNDGEWAYGSEPMNIFKMILHGTPADSKGYKQGMRMAPMGGAQLSPEQVAQITAFLIDSNPNDFKSYKK; encoded by the coding sequence ATGAACGAGGATCCCATTACATCCAACGAGGCTATCAAGCGCGCTGACTATGCACGCGAGAAAGGTGAAGTCGTCCTTCGTGAACACGAATACGATGGCATTCAGGAGTTTGACCAGAAGCTCCCTAACTGGTGGCTGTTCACCCTCTGGGCAGCGATCGCAGTCTTCCTGACCTACTATCTCGTCTACTACACCCTGGATCTCTTGCCTTCCTCCAAGGAAAGCATGGACCAGCGTGTGACAGAGATTGAAGAACTCAAGCAAGCCGAACTCCAGAAACTACTTGAGTCCATGAATGATGACACCTTGGTGAATACATTCAGCACCAATCCTGATTTTGTGGCCAAGGGCAAGGAGGCCTACATCCAGAGCTGTGCGGCTTGCCATGCAGCTGATTTGGGTGCGAATGGCGGCATGACCGGACGCCCACTCAATGACGGCGAATGGGCCTATGGCAGTGAACCCATGAATATTTTTAAAATGATCCTTCATGGTACGCCAGCCGACTCCAAAGGCTACAAACAAGGCATGCGTATGGCGCCGATGGGCGGCGCACAGCTCAGCCCTGAACAGGTCGCCCAGATCACTGCCTTCCTGATTGACTCAAATCCAAACGACTTCAAGTCCTACAAGAAATAA